One Paenibacillus sp. SYP-B4298 genomic window, ACCACCGCATAATTCGTTGCTTCGAAGGTATCTGCCCAGCCCATATAATAGAAGGTATCGTTGATAATCGCAATGGTGAGCACGAGCAAGCCGAACAAATGAATCAGCGCTCCCTCGCGCCGGCGCAGCATGGCCTTGATGCCCACGTAGAACACAAAATAAAGCAAAATGGCCGCTTTGACCGCGGTCTGTTGCAGCAGCGTTGAGGTATAGGTATCGGCCGGATGCATAAGCACGTACAGGGCAAGCCCGGCGGTGGTCCAATACGATAAATAAAGCATCGCCCGATGCACCTCGCGGGGATAGAGATGCTTCATCAACAGAACCAGTAGGATGTAAGCGAGCAGCTCCACAAAATACTCCAGCTTGACAAGCAGCTCCCAACTGTCGATGCCGAGCAGCAGCTTCGATAAATATCCGTTCAGCAGCAGCGTCCTGACCGCCACGGCTACCGTGACAAGTCCCAGGTATAATGTAGCCGGGTCTCGTTTGCGGATGGCGCAGATGACGAGATGATAGGCGCCGATAAACAAAAACCCGCCGATAATAAAAATGTCGTACAACAGTTCTCTCACGATATAAGGCGTCAAGGCCTCGATGCCGCCATATAATATTTCCCTACGGATGCCCCCTTCGCGGAAGGAATAGTTCGATACCTGAAGAAGGAGTTCAATATGCTCTTGTTTGGGCTGAAAATAAATCAGATTGATGTGCGCCTGAGGGGTCTCCTGCTGATTGTTGATGCCTACAGTGCCCAAGCCGCTTTTCTCCGCGCCATCGATCCAGACCCTGTATGCGCTTCCGATCGAGCGAATAAACAGCCCCCGGCTTGTCCCTACTTCTTCGGGAGGAATGCGGAAAAGCAGCCGATAGGTTCCGTGACCGCGCCCCGTCTCCAGCAGGCCATTATCCGGTTCTGCGCTCCATGAGGCGGGTACGCGGATCGGCATCATGTCCAGCCCGCCCAGCCGCGGATCGCCAGGCTCCAGCAGCCTCTCGCGATAAAACTCCCATTCGCCGTCCAGCGGCACGATACCGCCGTCCTTGCCACGATCGGCATCAAGCAGATCGAGTACGCCTGGATCGGGAAGGTGCTGTCTCTGCGCGGCGTCGATGGTCGACGTTGCCAGCGGCGCAGCGGCCATGATCGCGAGCCCCAGCATCAACAGCATCATCGCTGCCCCCAACATGCGGCTGCCCATCTCTATGTTCCCCCTCATGCGACTAAAGTCTTATGTCCTGCGAACAGTATAGCACAGAATCAAGGGGTCAGTCTCAGCCTAGCTAAGCTAGGCGCAGCAAGCTGGTGATGGGCTGGTCGAGTTGGAGCCTAGACGAGGGATGTGGAAGAAGACGGGAACAGGTGCCGGGTCTTGATGATGTTAATTGGAGGGCTGATATTGAAGATCCACTTTCTTCAGTTCCCTTAGGGTGTCGATTGGCGGATCAAATTCACCGTCCTT contains:
- a CDS encoding ATP-binding protein; the protein is MGSRMLGAAMMLLMLGLAIMAAAPLATSTIDAAQRQHLPDPGVLDLLDADRGKDGGIVPLDGEWEFYRERLLEPGDPRLGGLDMMPIRVPASWSAEPDNGLLETGRGHGTYRLLFRIPPEEVGTSRGLFIRSIGSAYRVWIDGAEKSGLGTVGINNQQETPQAHINLIYFQPKQEHIELLLQVSNYSFREGGIRREILYGGIEALTPYIVRELLYDIFIIGGFLFIGAYHLVICAIRKRDPATLYLGLVTVAVAVRTLLLNGYLSKLLLGIDSWELLVKLEYFVELLAYILLVLLMKHLYPREVHRAMLYLSYWTTAGLALYVLMHPADTYTSTLLQQTAVKAAILLYFVFYVGIKAMLRRREGALIHLFGLLVLTIAIINDTFYYMGWADTFEATNYAVVLFLLAQTVIVAYRYSLLSSRNDALVSELAGVNIKLEEKVRARTEDLRSKNEQLAESKSTRTKMLVHIAHDLGSPVVGIRRYLQLMAEGKQGTGHPAIMAKLVAQIAYIERLIQDLFELSKLESGELPFHMERITANVLMDDIRRRFEPELEQESYVLQVHGSRHAEISEASVVVDRFRILQALQNYVGNAVKFSRGISETITINGTIRRDVNGRPALMIEVADYGRGIPEEELPHVFRRFYTNRQGNDQGSGLGLAIVQEIARRHGGEVGVSSGEGGSVFYLALPLDES